One Chitinivibrionia bacterium genomic window carries:
- a CDS encoding helical backbone metal receptor has protein sequence MFLKPVIIVLFCAIVAFSQRIVSLAPPATNQLVALGSDSLLVGRTSFCLGGENASVIGDVMNISGESIMALNPDIVIAGGLTNASLIERLRRANVNVLVILDPKNYEELRENFRKIAEIANVLPKADSILAITDKRLSQMIEENKAIENRPIIFVQLSANPIFTIMRNTLGNEMIEGAGGQNAFNLEGGAMVSAEAVVAANPDIIIIADMERMSRNEIRRWSRFRNMSAIRSNAIYIIDGYAIGSPTPVSFIETVEKIRGKINRN, from the coding sequence ATGTTTTTGAAACCTGTTATTATTGTTTTATTTTGCGCAATCGTTGCTTTTTCGCAAAGGATTGTCTCTCTTGCTCCGCCTGCGACAAATCAGCTTGTCGCCTTGGGCTCGGACTCTCTTTTGGTGGGGAGAACTTCGTTTTGTTTGGGCGGTGAAAACGCCTCGGTTATCGGCGATGTTATGAACATAAGCGGCGAAAGCATTATGGCGCTTAACCCCGATATTGTAATTGCGGGCGGACTTACAAACGCCTCGCTTATAGAAAGATTGCGAAGAGCAAACGTGAATGTTTTGGTGATTTTAGACCCCAAAAATTACGAAGAATTGCGCGAAAATTTCAGAAAAATCGCTGAAATTGCGAATGTTTTGCCCAAAGCGGACAGTATTTTGGCGATTACCGACAAGCGGCTTTCGCAAATGATCGAAGAAAACAAGGCGATTGAAAACCGTCCGATAATATTCGTTCAGTTGAGCGCAAATCCGATTTTTACGATAATGCGCAACACGCTGGGAAACGAAATGATAGAAGGTGCAGGCGGACAAAACGCCTTTAATCTGGAGGGCGGCGCAATGGTTTCGGCGGAGGCTGTTGTGGCGGCAAATCCCGACATAATAATAATCGCCGATATGGAAAGAATGTCGCGAAACGAAATCAGGCGGTGGTCGCGGTTCAGAAATATGTCGGCGATAAGAAGTAATGCGATTTACATTATAGACGGCTATGCAATAGGCTCGCCAACCCCCGTTTCGTTTATTGAGACGGTGGAGAAAATTCGGGGGAAAATAAACAGAAATTAG